AATCGGCGTATCGAATTTTATAGCCACATCAACCAGGGTCGACGGAAACCCTGCTTCTTGAAAAAACTTAACGCCAACTGGTCCTGGGCAAACAGCTAACACATGCACTCCATAGCTGCGGTTCTCTGCCCACAACGCTTCACTAAAGCTGAGAACAAAGGCTTTTGTTGCCGCATAGATAGAGAAGTAGGGCATAGACTGAAACGCACCCACCGAAGACAGGTTGATGATTCCTCCAGTTCGACGCTGCCGCATTCCAGTCAAAAAGCGATGGCTCAAATCCACAATTGTCGCAATATTGAGTTGCACCGTTTTGAGCTGAAAATTGCGATCGCTTTCAGCAAAATCGCCGTAATCTCCAATGCCAGCATCGTTGACCAATAGGTCGATCGATCGTCCAAGTTGTTGTACAGTTTGAAAGATAATTTCTGTCGCGTCTGGTGCTGTCAAGTCTTGGACGATAACATCTACTTGAATTTGATGTTGATGCTTGAGGGAATCAGCAAGTTCCTGTAATTTGTCCTGGGAACGAGCAACCAGCACAAGATCGGTTTGATGTGCTGCTAGTTGTTGGGCAAATGCTGCACCAATGCCAGCAGAGGCTCCGGTAATCAAGGCTGTCGTCATGCCGGTTTATTATTTTACTCTACCAGAGTATATTCGACTAAGTTCATAGTCTCTGCATCATTCCGAAGAGCTATTACTACGGTAATTAAGGGAGTAGTAACGCAGTATCTGTATCTAACTACTTAGTTGCAGTGCATAGCGCTCCGGTGAAGTCTCGAGGGCTGCTTCGTGCCGCTGAACTGACCTGTTAAACCTCAAGGCAAGTAATGAAATTTATCGAGATGCTAGCTCTACTCTGAATGTGGCTTAACGGGTTGAAGTCTGGCAGTCCCGTCATTTTTTTAGCCGTAAGTAGAGCTGTAGGCAGCTTTGGTGTCAAGCCTTAAAGTAGAGAGCTGCGCTTCAAGACGAGTTGAAACGCAGCTCTCATTTCTGCCTCTGACCTCTAGTTAGCGCAGCCTCACGCTAGGGTTAGAATCCCCGCGTAGAGGTTTCCGCTAAGACTGAGCGCAGATCATAGCGATCGAGGTTCATCACCTGATCCCACGCCGCCACAAAGTCATTCACAAACTTCTGCTGCGAGTCCAAAGCTCCGTAGACTTCCGCCAGGGCGCGGAGCTGCGAGTTTGAGCCAAAGATCAGGTCAACGCGAGTAGCGATCCACTTTTGTTGGCCAGTTCTGCGATCGCTCCCTTCAAACTCATACTCATTCTCAGAGGTCGCCTTCCATTTCACGCCCAGGTCGAGCAGGTTGACGAAGAAATCGTTGGTCAGGGTCTCGGGGCGATCGGTGAAGACGCCATGCTTATACCCGCCAAAGTTTGCCCCCAAAACGCGCAGGCCACCGACAAGAGCCGTCATCTGCGGGGCCGACAGGCCCATCAACTGCGCCCGATCAATCAGCAGTTCTTCCAGGGATTCGCTATGCCTGCCGCTCGTGTAGTTGCGGAATCCGTCGGCGGTCGGCTCTAGGGGAGCAAAGGATTCTACATCCGTTTTCTCTTGGGTAGCATCGGTGCGTCCTGGCTTGAAGGGCACCGTCACGTCGTGACCGGCGTTTTTCGCCGCCTGCTCAATGCCGGCGCAGCCGCCTAGCACGATCAAGTCTGCGATCGAAACCCGCTTGCCGCCCGACTGCGAGCTGTTGAACTCCTGCTGAATGCCCTCCAGGGTTTGCAGCACCGTGGC
The sequence above is a segment of the Leptolyngbya subtilissima AS-A7 genome. Coding sequences within it:
- a CDS encoding SDR family NAD(P)-dependent oxidoreductase, whose translation is MTTALITGASAGIGAAFAQQLAAHQTDLVLVARSQDKLQELADSLKHQHQIQVDVIVQDLTAPDATEIIFQTVQQLGRSIDLLVNDAGIGDYGDFAESDRNFQLKTVQLNIATIVDLSHRFLTGMRQRRTGGIINLSSVGAFQSMPYFSIYAATKAFVLSFSEALWAENRSYGVHVLAVCPGPVGVKFFQEAGFPSTLVDVAIKFDTPIETVVRDALKAFEKREPIVIPGNPINPILATLPRFVPREWISSFWKLVLGYDFEK